One Nocardia sp. BMG111209 DNA segment encodes these proteins:
- a CDS encoding IS3 family transposase: protein MAGWVESGDFGVEFMCRELGVSRSGYYAWRGRAVSGRDREDVTLTGLIAAMFEKLRGNPGVRRIHAGLAVAGWRVSRKRVWRLMRAAGLQGRHPKSFRRTTIAGTRPVGAPDLIGRDFATGGGAGRRWCGDITYVKTWSGWAYMATVIDVHDRSVIGWAVADHMRTSLVLEALDMALGRRRPEPGIIFHSDRGAQYTSREFDRYCRRNGIRRSLGRTGSCFDNAVSESLFATYKKELIHTRPWPTVEVLRKATFGWIENYYNVQRRHSALNYLTPMEYALGFREISQIAA, encoded by the coding sequence ATCGCGGGCTGGGTCGAGTCCGGGGATTTCGGTGTCGAATTCATGTGCCGGGAACTGGGTGTTTCCCGGTCGGGGTATTACGCGTGGCGTGGCCGGGCCGTGTCCGGCCGGGACCGGGAGGATGTCACGCTGACCGGGCTGATCGCGGCGATGTTCGAGAAGCTGCGCGGTAATCCGGGTGTGCGCCGGATCCATGCCGGCCTGGCGGTGGCGGGGTGGCGGGTGTCACGTAAGCGGGTGTGGCGGTTGATGCGGGCCGCGGGCCTGCAAGGACGACATCCGAAGTCGTTCCGGCGGACCACGATTGCGGGTACGCGACCGGTCGGCGCGCCGGATCTGATCGGCCGGGACTTCGCTACCGGGGGCGGTGCGGGCCGGCGCTGGTGTGGCGACATCACGTATGTGAAGACCTGGTCCGGGTGGGCGTACATGGCCACGGTGATCGATGTACACGACCGGTCGGTGATCGGGTGGGCCGTGGCGGATCATATGCGTACAAGCCTGGTTTTGGAGGCCCTGGATATGGCGCTCGGGCGTCGCCGGCCGGAGCCGGGTATCATTTTTCACAGCGACCGGGGAGCGCAATATACCTCACGAGAGTTCGACCGGTATTGCCGCCGGAACGGTATCCGCCGTTCCCTCGGTCGGACTGGATCTTGTTTCGATAATGCCGTATCGGAATCACTGTTCGCGACCTACAAGAAAGAGCTGATCCATACCCGTCCGTGGCCGACGGTCGAGGTTCTCCGGAAGGCGACGTTCGGCTGGATCGAGAACTACTACAACGTTCAGCGCAGGCATTCAGCTCTCAACTATTTGACACCAATGGAATATGCGTTAGGATTCAGGGAAATCAGTCAGATCGCGGCTTGA
- a CDS encoding helix-turn-helix domain-containing protein, with the protein MATAEVWLSTEDLSKRYQVPIKTIAVWASTGRGPRYIRVGRYRRYRLADVEAWERELLDSSRPDSPPNGYRRPRSA; encoded by the coding sequence ATGGCCACCGCAGAGGTCTGGCTCAGCACCGAGGATCTGTCCAAGCGCTACCAGGTCCCGATCAAAACGATCGCAGTCTGGGCATCAACGGGTCGTGGGCCGCGCTACATCCGCGTGGGCCGCTACCGTCGTTACCGTCTTGCGGATGTCGAGGCGTGGGAGCGTGAGCTGCTCGATTCTTCCCGACCGGACTCGCCGCCGAACGGTTACCGCAGGCCCAGGTCCGCCTGA
- a CDS encoding IS1380 family transposase translates to MRLFHRFAESSARFDDDGLVSVAGLVPVMTLAEQTGLTRLLTEKIAIDAPRVKSGSVNPAPKLATLIAGMCAGADSIDDIGLLRSGGCKTLFSGVYAPSTVGTLLREFTFGHAKQLESVMREHLLALTARADLLPGAAVRTFVDIDSLLRPVYGHQKQGASYGHTKIAGKKVLRKGLSPLATTISTDLAAPVIAGIRLRAGKTGSGKGAASMVTAAIGTARAARATGIVLVRGDSAYGTRKVVCAALRAGAQFSLVLTKNSAVNAAITAIGEDQWTPVRYPGAVRDPDTGEWISDAEVAEISYTAFASTKDRTTARLIVRRVKDARYPDALFPVWRYHPFFTNSTEPVADADITHRKHAIIETVFADLIDGPLAHIPSGKFGANFAWVLCAAIAHNLLRTAGILAGGRLGRARGSTLRRKIITIPARLARPQRRPILHLPRCWPWADAWLTLWHNTIGYTPPQPDSI, encoded by the coding sequence GTGCGATTGTTCCACAGGTTCGCCGAGTCCTCGGCGAGGTTCGATGATGATGGCCTCGTGTCGGTGGCGGGGTTGGTTCCGGTGATGACCCTGGCCGAGCAGACGGGTCTGACCAGGCTGTTGACCGAGAAAATTGCCATCGACGCGCCACGAGTCAAGTCCGGGTCGGTGAACCCGGCACCGAAACTGGCCACGTTGATCGCCGGGATGTGTGCGGGTGCGGACAGCATCGACGATATCGGTCTGCTGCGCAGCGGCGGGTGCAAGACGCTGTTCAGTGGCGTGTATGCGCCCTCGACGGTCGGGACTCTGTTGCGGGAGTTCACATTCGGTCACGCCAAGCAGTTGGAGTCGGTGATGCGCGAGCATCTGCTGGCCTTGACCGCGCGCGCGGATCTGTTGCCCGGTGCGGCTGTGCGGACCTTCGTCGATATCGATTCGCTGCTGCGCCCGGTCTATGGCCACCAGAAGCAGGGCGCGTCGTACGGGCACACGAAGATTGCTGGGAAAAAGGTTCTCCGCAAAGGACTTTCACCCCTGGCAACCACGATCAGCACCGACCTGGCGGCACCGGTGATCGCCGGGATACGGCTACGCGCAGGTAAGACCGGCTCGGGCAAAGGTGCCGCATCGATGGTTACCGCCGCGATCGGCACCGCTCGTGCCGCCCGCGCCACCGGCATCGTGCTGGTGCGTGGGGACTCCGCATACGGCACCCGCAAAGTCGTGTGCGCCGCGTTGCGCGCCGGGGCACAGTTCTCGCTGGTACTGACCAAGAATTCGGCGGTCAACGCCGCGATCACCGCGATCGGCGAAGACCAATGGACTCCGGTGCGGTATCCCGGTGCCGTGCGTGATCCCGATACCGGTGAGTGGATCTCCGACGCCGAGGTCGCCGAAATCTCTTATACCGCTTTCGCTTCCACGAAAGACCGGACCACCGCGAGGCTGATCGTGCGCCGGGTGAAAGACGCCCGATACCCCGATGCCCTGTTCCCGGTCTGGCGGTATCACCCGTTCTTCACCAACTCCACCGAGCCCGTCGCCGATGCCGACATCACCCACCGCAAACACGCCATCATCGAAACCGTGTTCGCCGACCTGATCGACGGGCCACTGGCTCACATTCCGTCCGGGAAATTCGGCGCCAACTTCGCCTGGGTCCTGTGCGCCGCGATCGCCCACAACCTGCTGCGCACCGCCGGAATACTGGCCGGTGGCCGACTCGGCCGGGCCCGCGGATCGACCCTGCGCCGCAAAATCATCACCATCCCCGCCCGGCTCGCTCGCCCTCAACGGCGTCCCATCCTGCACCTGCCCCGCTGCTGGCCCTGGGCGGACGCATGGCTCACGTTGTGGCACAACACAATCGGTTACACACCACCACAACCCGACAGCATCTGA
- a CDS encoding permease, which produces MVVRAVGHALGLAGSMTWEILWALVLGFFLSAVVQALVRKSTVVRLLGDDRPRTLVVAAGLGAASSSCSYAAVALARSLFRKGANFTAAMAFEIGSTNLVVELGIILALLLGWQFTVAEFVGGPIMIVFVALLFRVFVRSRLVAAAREQAERGVAGSMEGHAAMDMAVAGEGSFWRRLVSGRGFTAVAHVFVMEWAAILRDLVVGLLIAGAIGAWVPDAFWQRFFLEGHTVLSAMWGPVVGPAVAIAAFVCSIGNVPLAAVLWNGGISFGGVVAFVFADLLILPILNIYRKYYGVRMTVVLFGTFYVAMVGAGYLVEILFGVAGLTPTERNAMVMTEGVRWNYTTWLNIVFLVLAAVLVVRFVRTGGIPMLRMMGGVPGSGHDHEHEHGHGVVDG; this is translated from the coding sequence ATCGTTGTGCGGGCTGTGGGACATGCGTTGGGGTTGGCGGGGTCCATGACCTGGGAGATTCTGTGGGCTCTGGTGTTGGGGTTCTTCCTGTCGGCAGTGGTGCAGGCGTTGGTGCGGAAGTCGACCGTGGTGCGATTGCTCGGGGATGACCGGCCTCGGACGTTGGTGGTGGCTGCCGGGTTGGGGGCGGCTTCTTCGTCTTGTTCCTATGCGGCGGTGGCGTTGGCTCGGTCGTTGTTCCGGAAGGGGGCGAACTTCACGGCGGCCATGGCTTTCGAGATCGGGTCGACCAATTTGGTGGTGGAGTTGGGGATCATTCTGGCTTTGTTGCTGGGGTGGCAGTTCACGGTGGCGGAGTTCGTGGGTGGGCCGATCATGATTGTGTTCGTTGCCCTTTTGTTCCGGGTGTTCGTGCGGTCTCGGCTCGTGGCGGCTGCTCGTGAGCAGGCCGAGCGGGGGGTTGCGGGGTCGATGGAGGGGCATGCGGCCATGGATATGGCTGTCGCGGGGGAGGGGTCGTTCTGGCGGCGGTTGGTGTCGGGGCGGGGGTTCACCGCTGTGGCACACGTTTTCGTGATGGAGTGGGCCGCCATACTTCGGGATCTGGTGGTGGGGTTGCTGATTGCGGGGGCCATCGGGGCGTGGGTGCCGGATGCGTTCTGGCAGAGGTTCTTTCTGGAGGGGCATACGGTGTTGTCGGCGATGTGGGGGCCGGTGGTCGGGCCCGCGGTGGCGATTGCGGCGTTCGTGTGTTCCATCGGGAATGTGCCGTTGGCGGCTGTTCTGTGGAACGGGGGGATCAGTTTCGGTGGGGTGGTGGCGTTCGTGTTCGCCGATCTGCTGATTCTTCCGATTCTCAACATCTATCGGAAGTATTACGGGGTTCGGATGACGGTTGTTCTGTTCGGGACGTTCTATGTCGCGATGGTGGGGGCCGGGTATCTGGTGGAGATTCTGTTCGGGGTGGCGGGGCTCACGCCTACGGAGCGGAATGCCATGGTCATGACCGAGGGGGTTCGGTGGAATTACACGACCTGGTTGAACATCGTGTTTCTGGTGTTGGCGGCGGTGCTGGTGGTGCGGTTCGTGCGGACCGGGGGGATTCCCATGTTGCGGATGATGGGTGGGGTGCCGGGGAGTGGGCATGATCATGAGCACGAGCATGGGCACGGGGTTGTGGACGGGTAG
- a CDS encoding MAB_1171c family putative transporter yields MTSSAPQPIAWLIIGFGAVAAMLRLVLLYGRARPSERQVTYALICAVTAAMLREQAVQRGLAEAGLLSIGFTRQLGTTFIVLTFAPLVVLTASWSERWSEHGRIGYRRMSTTIWAAAGVSIVSMLFCGSYARGLGQYIDRTEGWQTVVYFAFFSLWCAATGALIVSASLREIRAGHLRPSHRLTYAVIVLVGGWALEEAVSIFVSAVCAATGTGQVFVDFRFHANENNFVYMVGLGALAAAARVGTEIVRWLGADPASRTVRQMTPMWRDLVTVCVEIPRPSHTDPDPDPRRRMHRMTVEIRDALLVLGRFAAPIPADVPRPAAEAVQIARALHLKAEGAEPGPYVRLQASAPGRDIIDETRTLRRIARHWKHADIYLGSPQLDGAR; encoded by the coding sequence GTGACGTCTTCGGCGCCGCAGCCGATCGCCTGGTTGATCATCGGATTCGGTGCTGTCGCGGCCATGCTGCGGCTGGTGCTGCTGTACGGCCGTGCCCGGCCGAGCGAGCGTCAGGTGACCTATGCCCTGATCTGTGCGGTGACCGCTGCCATGCTGCGTGAGCAGGCCGTGCAACGTGGGCTGGCCGAGGCCGGCCTCCTCAGTATCGGCTTCACCCGACAGCTCGGCACTACGTTCATCGTGCTCACGTTCGCTCCGTTGGTTGTGCTGACGGCGTCGTGGTCGGAGCGGTGGTCGGAGCACGGACGGATCGGCTATCGGCGGATGAGCACGACCATCTGGGCCGCGGCCGGGGTGTCGATTGTGTCGATGTTGTTCTGCGGGTCCTATGCGCGCGGTCTCGGGCAATACATCGACCGCACCGAGGGGTGGCAGACGGTGGTGTATTTCGCATTCTTCTCGCTGTGGTGCGCAGCGACGGGCGCGCTGATCGTGTCGGCCAGCCTGCGCGAAATACGGGCAGGCCACTTGCGGCCGTCTCATCGATTGACCTATGCGGTGATCGTGCTCGTCGGCGGGTGGGCGCTCGAAGAAGCAGTATCGATCTTCGTCAGCGCCGTGTGCGCCGCGACCGGGACCGGGCAGGTTTTCGTGGACTTCCGGTTCCACGCCAACGAGAACAACTTCGTGTACATGGTCGGGTTGGGCGCGCTGGCCGCGGCGGCCCGGGTGGGCACCGAAATCGTGCGATGGCTAGGTGCGGATCCCGCATCACGAACCGTCCGGCAGATGACGCCGATGTGGCGTGATCTTGTCACGGTCTGCGTAGAGATTCCGCGGCCGTCGCACACCGACCCGGACCCGGATCCACGGCGGCGCATGCACCGCATGACGGTGGAGATCCGCGATGCGCTATTGGTGCTCGGCCGCTTTGCGGCTCCGATACCGGCGGATGTACCCAGGCCGGCCGCAGAAGCCGTCCAGATCGCGCGGGCTCTGCATCTCAAGGCCGAAGGAGCCGAACCGGGCCCGTACGTCCGATTACAAGCTTCCGCACCCGGCCGCGACATCATCGACGAAACCCGTACGCTGCGCCGCATCGCACGGCACTGGAAACATGCAGACATCTATCTGGGCAGCCCCCAATTGGACGGAGCGAGATGA
- a CDS encoding tyrosine-type recombinase/integrase, whose product MSNSPLEPGQQGEINCWQLNSGAWRATCRVGLYSGATAQVSGSGATARKAKTKLQQNIAKKLSDRFGGTERLVAPETKLSVLADLFLAEAELDDTIGDATVAGYRKEIEVSTDKRAKKETIKIKSELGELKVRQATTHRLDMHVKLLLAAGYKKKAKDQRAILKKMMAIAVRYDALDHNPMDNVTRVKKRAGQPKAATPEQIEALRAQMARWLAGEAIPGGAARYRSGPRRSRKIVDIAEVAIGTGARPGEVLAVRWCDIDFDAKPPRLTFCGTFSQQKGGTKHRQTWTKTKTERTVQLTAATVAILRRVGAEQRRSGITPDDDLVFTTRTGAIFDEQSFNRTWRQIRGSEFDWWTGRTFRKVVATHLSREIDPLAAAKQLGHAQDSMTLRHYIEPDQLVPDYTAALERLTG is encoded by the coding sequence ATGTCCAACTCCCCGCTCGAACCCGGTCAACAAGGGGAAATAAACTGCTGGCAGTTGAACAGTGGCGCATGGCGTGCCACCTGCCGGGTCGGCCTCTACAGTGGTGCCACTGCGCAGGTCTCCGGCAGTGGTGCCACGGCACGCAAAGCGAAAACGAAACTCCAGCAGAATATCGCGAAGAAGCTGTCGGATAGGTTCGGTGGCACCGAAAGGCTGGTCGCGCCAGAAACGAAACTGTCGGTGCTGGCCGACCTGTTCCTCGCGGAAGCGGAACTCGATGACACAATCGGCGATGCGACCGTTGCTGGTTATCGCAAGGAGATCGAGGTATCGACAGACAAACGGGCCAAGAAAGAGACCATCAAGATCAAGAGCGAACTCGGTGAACTGAAGGTCCGGCAGGCCACCACACACCGGCTCGACATGCATGTCAAGCTGCTGCTCGCGGCCGGCTACAAGAAGAAAGCCAAGGATCAGCGGGCGATCCTGAAGAAGATGATGGCCATCGCCGTCCGATACGACGCCCTCGACCACAACCCGATGGACAACGTCACCAGGGTGAAGAAGCGCGCTGGCCAGCCGAAGGCGGCCACGCCGGAGCAGATCGAGGCGCTCCGGGCGCAGATGGCCCGCTGGCTCGCCGGTGAGGCGATCCCCGGCGGCGCGGCGCGATACCGATCTGGCCCCCGCAGGTCTCGCAAGATCGTCGATATCGCCGAGGTGGCGATCGGCACCGGCGCGCGGCCTGGTGAGGTTCTGGCGGTCCGGTGGTGCGACATCGATTTCGACGCCAAGCCGCCACGACTTACCTTCTGCGGCACATTCTCTCAGCAGAAGGGAGGTACGAAGCACCGGCAGACGTGGACGAAAACGAAGACCGAGCGCACGGTGCAACTCACCGCGGCGACGGTCGCGATCCTGCGGCGGGTCGGCGCCGAACAGCGGCGATCCGGAATCACCCCGGACGATGACCTGGTCTTCACGACCCGTACCGGTGCGATCTTCGACGAGCAGTCGTTCAACCGCACCTGGCGGCAGATCCGCGGCAGCGAATTCGACTGGTGGACAGGGCGGACCTTCCGCAAGGTGGTCGCGACCCACCTGAGCCGGGAAATCGATCCGCTCGCGGCGGCCAAGCAACTCGGCCATGCGCAGGACTCGATGACCCTGCGGCACTACATCGAGCCGGACCAGCTAGTTCCCGATTACACTGCCGCTTTGGAGCGCCTGACCGGGTAA
- a CDS encoding cytochrome P450, which translates to MTTNSSTERPIRAADRELPHPPFRLPVLGDVWDLHVTDSSQWGMRGAQQYGGIYERNIFGARVTYVSDPDLLTEINDDKLWAKFLGVPIGTLRSVAGDGLFTAHNSEPNWRKAHEILAPSFTAAAMRGYHATMQACANELIEYWADRSGQWIDVPSDTNKVALEVIGRAGFGYEFGSFTRTDEHPLVAAMLRILTYINRSAYSHPLVERTVFRQQRAQHLADLRFVNTEVDAVIAQRQSEGAGGHGDLLDRMLTVSDPETGECLDATNIRHQILTFLAAGHETSAGVLAFALHYLSRSPEIAEQARREIAEVWTGEDLTYEQVGKLRLVRRIIDESLRLWPTAPGYFRKAKQDTMLADRYPFEKGEWVFVVLLQLHRHPSWGGDPETFDPDRFLPERVKARHPELYRPFGVGMRGCIGRQFAYHELQLVLATILRNFDLTPDPAYQLKVKETITLKPEGLRLKLSRRD; encoded by the coding sequence ATGACCACCAACTCCTCGACCGAGAGGCCCATTCGGGCCGCCGACCGGGAGCTACCGCACCCGCCGTTCCGGTTGCCGGTTCTCGGCGATGTGTGGGATCTGCATGTCACCGACAGCAGCCAATGGGGAATGCGCGGTGCGCAGCAGTACGGGGGCATCTACGAACGCAACATCTTCGGCGCCCGCGTGACCTATGTGTCCGATCCGGACCTGCTGACCGAGATCAACGACGACAAGCTCTGGGCGAAGTTCCTCGGCGTCCCGATCGGAACGCTGCGGTCGGTGGCCGGTGACGGCCTGTTCACCGCGCACAACAGCGAACCCAACTGGCGCAAAGCGCACGAGATTCTGGCCCCGAGCTTCACCGCTGCCGCCATGCGCGGCTACCACGCCACCATGCAGGCGTGCGCGAACGAGCTGATCGAGTACTGGGCCGATCGCTCCGGGCAGTGGATCGATGTGCCCAGCGACACCAACAAGGTGGCGCTGGAGGTGATCGGCCGGGCCGGTTTCGGCTACGAGTTCGGTTCGTTCACCCGCACCGACGAGCATCCGCTGGTGGCCGCGATGCTGCGCATCCTCACCTACATCAATCGGTCCGCGTATTCACATCCGCTCGTCGAGCGCACGGTCTTCCGGCAGCAGCGGGCCCAGCATCTCGCGGACCTCAGGTTCGTCAACACCGAGGTCGACGCGGTCATCGCGCAGCGTCAGAGCGAGGGCGCCGGAGGTCACGGGGATCTGCTCGACCGGATGCTCACGGTCTCCGATCCCGAGACCGGCGAGTGCCTGGACGCGACGAACATCCGCCACCAGATCCTGACGTTCCTCGCCGCCGGCCACGAGACATCAGCGGGGGTGCTCGCATTCGCACTCCACTACTTGTCCCGGTCGCCGGAGATCGCGGAACAGGCCCGCCGCGAAATCGCCGAGGTGTGGACTGGAGAAGACCTCACCTACGAGCAGGTCGGCAAACTCCGGCTTGTCCGACGCATCATCGACGAGTCACTGAGGCTGTGGCCGACGGCGCCCGGTTATTTCCGTAAAGCCAAGCAGGACACCATGCTTGCCGACCGCTATCCGTTCGAGAAGGGCGAGTGGGTGTTCGTGGTCCTACTCCAACTGCATCGGCATCCATCCTGGGGAGGAGATCCTGAGACGTTCGATCCGGATCGCTTCCTGCCGGAACGCGTCAAGGCACGCCACCCCGAGCTCTACAGGCCGTTCGGAGTCGGGATGCGTGGATGCATCGGCCGTCAGTTCGCCTACCACGAACTGCAATTGGTCCTCGCGACGATCCTCCGGAACTTCGACCTGACACCGGATCCAGCCTACCAACTGAAGGTGAAGGAAACGATCACGTTGAAGCCGGAAGGGTTACGCCTCAAGCTTTCCCGGCGCGATTAG
- a CDS encoding transposase, whose translation MLGSTRRRFTDEYRAQAVGFVRDEGRPVAEVARNIGVHEMTLRNWLKKAKESGGGDSADRDLTDSERAELERLRAENAELKMQVAFAKKVATWFAKDQR comes from the coding sequence GTGTTGGGATCGACGCGGCGTAGGTTTACTGATGAGTACAGGGCTCAGGCGGTAGGATTCGTCCGGGATGAAGGTCGGCCGGTGGCTGAGGTGGCGCGGAATATCGGTGTCCACGAGATGACGTTGAGGAATTGGTTGAAGAAGGCGAAGGAATCCGGTGGCGGTGATTCCGCTGATCGGGATTTGACCGACTCGGAGCGGGCCGAGTTGGAGCGTTTGCGTGCGGAGAACGCGGAGCTGAAGATGCAGGTCGCGTTCGCAAAAAAAGTTGCGACCTGGTTCGCGAAAGACCAGCGGTAA
- a CDS encoding AlpA family transcriptional regulator, with translation MNAQEADETWLTSQELADRLKVKVSTLDKWAHTGTGPTYIKPGRIRRYALSEIVAWEKALLAEAQLRRRFPSVAVRPAGRTV, from the coding sequence ATGAACGCGCAAGAAGCCGACGAAACCTGGCTCACCAGCCAGGAACTCGCGGACCGACTCAAGGTCAAAGTCAGCACACTGGACAAGTGGGCTCACACCGGGACCGGCCCCACCTACATCAAACCCGGCCGGATCCGCCGGTATGCACTCAGCGAAATCGTCGCCTGGGAGAAAGCTCTCCTGGCCGAAGCCCAGCTTCGCCGCCGGTTCCCCTCCGTAGCGGTCCGGCCTGCAGGTCGGACCGTCTGA
- a CDS encoding transposase codes for MAAPWIVDDQLWAVIEPLLPVKAPGTPGPARMNDRLVLQGILFVLITGIGWEDLPQELGFGSGMTCWRRLRDWQAAGVFEAMHTTMLAHCHRAGLIDFDRVIPDGSHVRAKKGAPTPVPARSTAARPGPNTTS; via the coding sequence GTGGCAGCGCCGTGGATCGTGGATGACCAGCTATGGGCAGTGATCGAACCGCTATTGCCGGTCAAGGCACCGGGAACGCCAGGACCAGCACGGATGAACGATCGGCTTGTCCTGCAAGGGATCTTGTTCGTACTGATCACCGGCATCGGGTGGGAGGACCTGCCCCAGGAGCTGGGATTCGGGTCCGGCATGACCTGCTGGCGACGACTACGAGACTGGCAGGCCGCCGGAGTCTTCGAGGCCATGCACACCACGATGCTCGCCCACTGCCACCGCGCGGGATTGATCGATTTCGACCGCGTCATACCCGATGGCTCGCATGTGCGGGCCAAAAAAGGGGCGCCGACACCGGTCCCAGCCCGGTCGACCGCCGCAAGACCGGGGCCAAACACCACATCCTGA
- a CDS encoding transposase, whose product MTCGNGLPLAIVQSAANVNDHLVLPELLDRVRPLRGRPGRPREKITTLIADKGYDYPRVYDELEQRRITGYIPRRGTRDKVTAGRWIVEQTLALLHQYEGLERFRTASFWFPQAALFCSNHSDSTSFGVR is encoded by the coding sequence CTGACCTGCGGCAACGGGCTTCCCCTCGCAATCGTGCAGTCCGCGGCCAACGTCAATGATCACCTCGTGCTGCCCGAGCTGCTCGATCGAGTACGGCCGCTGCGAGGACGCCCCGGCCGACCACGCGAGAAGATCACGACCCTGATCGCGGACAAAGGCTACGACTACCCCCGGGTCTACGACGAACTCGAACAACGACGGATCACCGGCTACATCCCACGCCGAGGCACTCGCGACAAGGTGACCGCCGGCCGCTGGATCGTCGAGCAAACCCTGGCCTTGCTGCACCAATATGAGGGGCTGGAAAGATTTCGGACAGCGAGTTTTTGGTTTCCTCAAGCTGCCTTGTTCTGTTCGAACCACTCGGACTCTACCTCGTTCGGGGTTCGATAG